The following are encoded in a window of Allosphingosinicella indica genomic DNA:
- a CDS encoding MlaD family protein, with protein sequence METRSNHVLVGGVVMGLIVAVIAFIIWLSQLSGEDTQRYDIFFKQAVDGLAKGSAVTFSGVPVGQIESINLEPKTPEFIRVRISVRSTTPILQGTTATIQGVGFTGVSQIQLDPAPSGAPPIQCPETDPLSQCPYGVPVIPTKPGALGQLLNSAPELLERVSTLAERLTELLSDRNQASIASILENVQDISRSLADRSPEIAATLAETRTTLRQAGVAAEQIGQLAGTTNQMLNQDGKPLVQDLRKTVQSAERSLAALEQTLNETRPAMNTVATQTLPEVNILVRDLRATSESLRSISEKIDRQGAGALIGSPKLPDYEP encoded by the coding sequence ATGGAAACCAGATCGAACCATGTGCTGGTCGGCGGCGTCGTCATGGGGCTCATCGTCGCCGTGATCGCCTTCATCATCTGGCTGAGCCAGTTGTCGGGCGAGGATACGCAGCGCTACGACATCTTCTTCAAGCAGGCGGTGGACGGGCTCGCCAAGGGCAGTGCGGTCACTTTCTCGGGCGTTCCCGTGGGCCAGATCGAATCGATCAACCTCGAGCCCAAGACGCCCGAATTCATCCGCGTCCGCATCTCGGTCCGCTCGACCACGCCGATCCTGCAGGGCACCACCGCGACCATCCAGGGCGTGGGCTTCACCGGCGTTTCGCAGATCCAGCTCGATCCGGCGCCGAGCGGCGCGCCGCCGATCCAGTGCCCCGAAACCGATCCGCTGTCGCAATGCCCTTATGGCGTGCCGGTGATCCCGACCAAGCCGGGCGCGCTCGGCCAGTTGCTCAACAGCGCGCCGGAGCTTCTGGAGCGCGTCTCGACGCTTGCCGAGCGGCTGACCGAGCTGCTTTCCGACCGCAACCAGGCGTCGATCGCGTCGATCCTTGAAAATGTGCAGGACATCAGCCGCTCGCTCGCCGACCGCTCGCCCGAGATCGCGGCGACGCTCGCCGAGACGCGCACCACGCTCCGCCAGGCCGGGGTCGCCGCCGAGCAGATCGGCCAGCTCGCCGGCACCACCAACCAGATGCTCAACCAGGACGGCAAGCCGCTTGTCCAGGATTTGCGCAAGACGGTGCAGAGCGCCGAGCGCAGCCTCGCCGCGCTCGAACAGACGCTCAATGAAACGCGGCCGGCGATGAACACCGTCGCGACGCAGACGCTGCCCGAAGTGAACATTCTGGTTCGTGATCTGCGCGCGACCTCCGAATCGCTTCGCTCCATCTCCGAAAAGATCGACCGGCAGGGCGCCGGCGCGCTGATCGGATCCCCGAAACTGCCGGACTATGAGCCCTGA
- a CDS encoding ABC transporter ATP-binding protein — MSEAKTLRGQGASDEPIIRVRGLTNRFGEQTIHEGLDLDVRRGEILGVVGGSGTGKSVLMRSIIGLQRPEAGEIEVFGEPTLDREEDQLKSIQSRWGILFQGAALFSTLTVAENVEVPIREYFPNLDSDLMDEIAGYKIVMCGLAPEAGEKYPSELSGGMKKRAGIARALALDPELIFLDEPTAGLDPIGAAAFDELIGELRDALGLTVFLITHDLDTLYAICDRVAVLADRKVVAVGTIPELLALDHKWIQEYFMGPRGRAAATASEDAEA; from the coding sequence ATGAGCGAAGCCAAGACCCTGCGCGGCCAAGGCGCCTCGGATGAGCCCATCATCCGCGTCCGCGGCCTCACCAACCGCTTCGGCGAGCAGACCATCCACGAAGGGCTCGATCTCGATGTCCGCCGCGGCGAGATCTTGGGCGTGGTCGGCGGATCGGGCACTGGCAAATCGGTGCTGATGCGGTCCATCATCGGCCTCCAGCGGCCCGAGGCAGGCGAGATCGAGGTGTTCGGCGAGCCGACGCTCGATCGCGAGGAGGATCAGCTCAAGTCGATCCAGTCGCGCTGGGGCATCCTGTTCCAGGGCGCCGCGCTCTTCTCGACGCTCACCGTCGCCGAGAATGTCGAGGTGCCGATCCGCGAATATTTCCCCAACCTCGATTCCGATCTGATGGACGAGATCGCGGGCTACAAAATCGTCATGTGTGGCCTCGCCCCCGAAGCGGGCGAGAAATATCCGTCCGAGCTTTCGGGCGGCATGAAGAAGCGCGCCGGCATCGCCCGCGCGCTGGCGCTCGATCCCGAGCTCATCTTCCTCGACGAGCCGACCGCGGGCCTCGACCCGATCGGGGCCGCCGCCTTCGACGAACTGATCGGCGAATTGCGCGACGCGCTGGGCCTCACCGTCTTCCTCATCACCCACGATCTCGACACGCTCTATGCGATCTGCGACCGCGTCGCGGTGCTCGCCGACAGGAAGGTCGTGGCGGTGGGCACGATCCCGGAGCTATTGGCTTTGGATCATAAATGGATACAGGAATATTTCATGGGCCCCCGGGGGAGGGCGGCCGCGACCGCGAGCGAGGACGCTGAGGCCTGA
- a CDS encoding MlaE family ABC transporter permease codes for MSAAADYSRTAEGDADALHFTGALTLSQLGDVPARLKGEAPAARIDITDVHRMDTIGAWLIYRLARDYDAEVIGADQDEANLLDQVSRADKPVKVRPDRTPPLIRVLAQVGEATDAAVRSTLGLVGFFGALLIATWNVITHPRRFRYNAVVQRFEVVGVHALGIVGLMSFLVGIVIAQQGAVQLRQFGAEVFTVNLIGRSAVKELGVLMTAIMVAGRSGSAFAAQIGSMKLTEEIDAMRTIGVSPMEALVLPRALATTLLMPLLGFYAAILAIVGGGIFCWITLEIPPITFVQRIREVVPMTDLWQLLIKAPVFGAIIAMAGCYQGMLVQGNAEEVGLRTTAAVVQSIFLVIVLDAFFAVFFTALGWP; via the coding sequence ATGAGCGCCGCCGCCGACTACAGCCGTACCGCCGAAGGCGACGCTGATGCCCTCCACTTCACGGGGGCGCTGACGCTGTCGCAACTGGGCGACGTCCCGGCGCGGCTGAAGGGCGAGGCGCCCGCCGCGCGCATCGACATCACCGACGTCCACCGCATGGATACGATCGGCGCGTGGCTGATCTACCGGCTGGCGCGCGATTACGATGCCGAGGTGATCGGCGCCGACCAGGACGAGGCGAACCTGCTCGATCAGGTGTCGCGCGCCGACAAGCCGGTGAAGGTCCGCCCGGACCGCACTCCACCGCTGATCCGTGTGCTAGCGCAGGTCGGCGAGGCGACCGACGCGGCGGTCCGGTCGACACTTGGGCTGGTCGGCTTCTTCGGCGCGCTCCTCATCGCGACCTGGAACGTGATCACCCACCCCAGGCGCTTCCGCTACAATGCGGTCGTCCAGCGCTTCGAGGTGGTCGGCGTCCACGCGCTCGGCATCGTCGGGCTGATGAGCTTCCTCGTCGGCATCGTGATCGCGCAGCAGGGCGCGGTGCAGCTCCGCCAATTCGGCGCCGAAGTGTTCACCGTCAATCTCATCGGCCGCAGCGCGGTGAAAGAGCTCGGCGTGCTGATGACCGCGATCATGGTCGCCGGCCGCTCGGGCTCCGCCTTCGCGGCGCAGATCGGCTCGATGAAGCTCACCGAAGAGATCGACGCGATGCGCACGATCGGCGTCTCGCCGATGGAGGCGCTGGTGCTGCCGCGCGCGCTCGCCACCACGCTGCTGATGCCGCTGCTCGGCTTCTACGCCGCGATCCTCGCGATCGTCGGCGGCGGCATCTTCTGCTGGATCACGCTCGAGATACCGCCGATCACCTTCGTCCAGCGCATCCGCGAAGTCGTGCCGATGACCGACCTGTGGCAGCTCCTGATCAAGGCGCCGGTGTTCGGCGCGATCATCGCGATGGCGGGCTGCTACCAAGGCATGCTGGTGCAAGGGAATGCCGAGGAAGTCGGCCTGCGCACCACCGCCGCGGTCGTCCAGTCGATCTTCCTGGTGATCGTGCTCGACGCCTTTTTCGCCGTCTTCTTCACCGCGCTGGGGTGGCCATGA
- a CDS encoding cystathionine gamma-synthase family protein, producing the protein MEDEADLTGATPRRRPKPDVLEIGGRKLKPATLMMGHGFDPALSEGSLKAPIFLTSTFVFENAAAGKRHFEGVTGKRPGGAEGLVYSRFNGPNQEILEDRLAAWEDAEDSLTFSSGMSAIATLLLTFVQPGDVIVHSGPLYAATETLIGRILGRFGVTWLDFPAGATGDEISAVLEKAKAQGRVSLIYLESPANPTNALVDVEAVAASRDAVFGGDEKPPIAIDNTFLGPLWSKPLEHGADLSVYSLTKYAGGHSDLVAGGIVGSKALLDPIRMMRNTIGTITDPNTAWMLLRSLETLELRMSRAGENAEKVCAFFRDHPKVESVGYLGFLKDGRQADIYRRHCTGAGSTFSLYLKGGEREAFAFLDALKIAKLAVSLGGTETLASAPAAMTHLSVPDERKQALGITDNLVRISIGVEDADDLIADFDQALAAI; encoded by the coding sequence ATGGAAGACGAAGCCGATCTGACCGGCGCCACCCCGCGCCGCCGCCCCAAGCCCGACGTGCTCGAAATCGGCGGACGCAAGCTCAAGCCCGCGACGCTGATGATGGGCCACGGCTTCGATCCGGCACTGTCGGAAGGCTCGCTGAAGGCGCCGATCTTCCTCACCTCCACCTTCGTGTTCGAGAATGCGGCAGCCGGCAAACGCCATTTCGAAGGCGTGACCGGCAAGCGGCCGGGCGGCGCCGAGGGCCTCGTCTATTCGCGCTTCAACGGCCCCAATCAGGAAATCCTCGAAGACCGGCTCGCCGCCTGGGAGGATGCCGAGGATTCGCTGACCTTCTCGTCGGGCATGTCGGCGATCGCGACGCTGCTGCTGACCTTCGTCCAGCCCGGCGACGTCATCGTCCATTCCGGCCCGCTCTATGCGGCGACCGAGACTTTGATCGGCCGCATCCTCGGCCGCTTCGGCGTCACCTGGCTCGATTTCCCGGCGGGCGCGACGGGCGATGAGATTTCGGCCGTGCTCGAAAAGGCGAAGGCGCAGGGCCGCGTCTCGCTCATCTACCTCGAAAGCCCCGCCAACCCGACCAACGCACTGGTCGACGTCGAAGCTGTGGCGGCGTCGCGCGACGCTGTATTCGGCGGCGACGAGAAGCCGCCGATCGCGATCGACAACACGTTCCTCGGCCCGCTCTGGTCGAAGCCGCTGGAGCATGGCGCCGATCTTTCGGTCTACAGCCTCACCAAATATGCCGGCGGCCACAGCGATCTCGTCGCCGGCGGCATCGTGGGCTCAAAGGCGCTGCTCGATCCCATCCGCATGATGCGCAACACGATCGGCACGATCACCGATCCCAACACCGCCTGGATGCTGCTGCGCAGCCTCGAGACGCTGGAGCTCCGCATGAGCCGCGCGGGCGAGAATGCCGAGAAGGTCTGCGCCTTCTTCCGCGATCACCCGAAGGTCGAGAGCGTCGGCTATCTGGGCTTCCTCAAGGACGGGCGCCAGGCGGACATCTACCGCCGCCACTGCACCGGCGCGGGATCGACCTTTTCGCTGTATCTGAAGGGCGGCGAGCGCGAGGCGTTCGCCTTCCTCGATGCGCTGAAGATCGCCAAGCTCGCGGTCAGCCTCGGCGGCACCGAGACGCTGGCGAGCGCGCCGGCGGCGATGACCCACCTGTCGGTGCCGGACGAGCGCAAGCAGGCGCTCGGCATCACCGACAATCTGGTGCGCATCTCGATCGGCGTCGAGGATGCGGACGACCTCATCGCCGACTTCGATCAGGCGCTCGCGGCAATCTGA
- a CDS encoding gamma-glutamyltransferase family protein, which translates to MKRRTFLASVPLAAAGLALDGGALAAPRPKAKAQPKPAPEIVPGSGTIDRPDVHGGDRPTGASWASRSAAFGLSGAAGTAHPLATLAGIDILKAGGSAVDAAIAINACLGFLEPTACGIGGDAYAMLWDPKLGKVVGIAGSGRSPRNLSLETVRSRARADGTIPSHGAVSVSVPGAVDCWWTLHQRYGKLKWADLFEPAIAHAEHGAPVAPVVAEYLYRGVKAIKRTDRGVEENANAIATYAPGGEAPRPGEIFRNPDLARTYRMIAKGGRDAFYEGEIARTIDAYFKRIGGWMDRADLAAHRSNWSEPFATDYRGTTVHAIGENTQGLATLQMLNMLERFDMKAAGFQSARSIHLQAEAKRLAYEDRARHYADPAAVRVPEQWLVSKAYAAERAKLIRPDRINRSVRPGNAPSHGDTTYFTVADRDGMMVSFIQSNFRGMGSGLVADGLGFMFQDRGQLFALEDGHPNIYAPGKRPFQTIIPGFATRGGQPWMSFGVMGGDMQPQGQVQIIVNTVDHGLDIQAAGDSPRWHHEGSSERMGEDTEDSDGPIGLLRLERGVPDATRKALANMGWKLGESDGGFGRYQCIEARSSGGRRVYAGASEMRADGVALAY; encoded by the coding sequence ATGAAGCGCCGCACTTTCCTCGCGTCCGTGCCGCTGGCCGCGGCAGGGCTGGCCCTCGACGGCGGCGCGCTCGCCGCGCCACGGCCCAAGGCGAAAGCGCAGCCCAAGCCCGCGCCGGAGATCGTCCCCGGATCGGGCACCATCGATCGACCCGACGTGCATGGCGGCGACCGGCCGACGGGGGCGAGCTGGGCGTCGCGTTCCGCTGCTTTCGGTCTCTCGGGCGCGGCGGGCACCGCGCATCCGCTGGCGACGCTGGCGGGAATCGACATCCTCAAGGCGGGCGGGTCGGCGGTCGATGCCGCCATCGCGATCAACGCCTGCCTCGGCTTTCTCGAACCCACCGCCTGCGGCATCGGCGGCGATGCCTATGCAATGCTGTGGGATCCGAAGCTCGGTAAGGTCGTCGGCATCGCCGGCTCGGGCCGTTCGCCGCGGAACCTCAGCCTCGAAACGGTGCGCAGCCGCGCGCGAGCCGATGGGACCATCCCGTCGCACGGCGCAGTCAGCGTCTCGGTGCCCGGCGCGGTGGATTGCTGGTGGACGCTGCACCAGCGCTACGGAAAGCTCAAATGGGCGGACCTTTTCGAGCCCGCGATCGCCCATGCCGAACATGGCGCGCCGGTCGCCCCGGTGGTCGCCGAATATCTCTATCGCGGCGTCAAGGCGATCAAGCGCACCGATCGCGGCGTCGAGGAAAATGCCAACGCAATCGCCACCTATGCGCCGGGCGGCGAGGCGCCGCGCCCGGGCGAGATTTTCCGCAACCCCGATCTCGCGCGCACCTACCGGATGATCGCCAAGGGCGGCCGCGACGCTTTCTACGAGGGCGAGATCGCGCGCACGATCGACGCTTATTTCAAGCGGATCGGCGGCTGGATGGACCGTGCCGATCTGGCCGCGCACCGCTCCAACTGGAGCGAGCCGTTCGCCACCGACTATCGCGGCACCACGGTCCACGCGATCGGCGAGAATACGCAGGGGCTTGCGACCTTGCAGATGCTCAACATGCTCGAACGGTTCGACATGAAAGCGGCGGGCTTCCAGTCCGCGCGGTCGATCCACCTGCAGGCGGAGGCCAAGCGCCTCGCCTATGAGGATCGCGCGCGCCACTATGCCGATCCGGCCGCGGTGCGCGTGCCCGAGCAATGGCTGGTCTCGAAGGCCTATGCCGCCGAGCGCGCGAAGCTGATCCGGCCCGACCGGATCAATCGCTCGGTCCGCCCCGGCAACGCGCCGAGCCACGGCGACACCACCTATTTCACCGTCGCCGATCGCGACGGGATGATGGTCTCGTTCATTCAGTCCAACTTCCGCGGCATGGGGTCGGGGCTGGTCGCCGATGGCCTCGGCTTCATGTTCCAGGACCGGGGCCAGCTCTTCGCGCTGGAGGACGGCCATCCCAACATCTACGCGCCGGGCAAGCGGCCCTTCCAGACGATCATCCCCGGCTTCGCGACGCGCGGTGGCCAGCCGTGGATGTCGTTCGGGGTGATGGGCGGCGACATGCAGCCGCAGGGGCAGGTGCAGATCATCGTCAACACCGTCGATCATGGGCTCGACATCCAGGCGGCGGGCGATTCGCCGCGCTGGCACCACGAGGGCTCGTCCGAGCGGATGGGCGAGGACACCGAGGATTCCGATGGTCCGATCGGCCTCCTGCGGCTGGAGCGCGGCGTGCCCGATGCGACGCGCAAGGCGCTCGCCAACATGGGCTGGAAGCTCGGCGAGAGCGACGGCGGCTTCGGCCGCTACCAGTGTATCGAAGCGCGCAGCAGCGGCGGCCGCCGCGTCTATGCCGGCGCCAGCGAAATGCGCGCCGACGGCGTGGCGCTCGCTTATTGA
- a CDS encoding ABC transporter permease encodes MWRNYLTTGVRALVKHKTYSFITIFGMAIGMAACLMILLFVRYETSYDKWVPGAENIYQFQTWFRDPDTGEEGQVQMAPYVTKGLLQKDFPQIENATYALFSAPVVFMNGQAASTKDYIYVADNFLDTVPLPMLHGDKAALDRPNVVLLSRSEAVARFGTDNVVGKTFSLISKGIRTDYPVGGVFQNLPKNSHMRINAIVRVDMGTYMANEPQFLDCWGCQGGWVYLKLKPGADPETITRQLHAWEKRNIPDQNAGEARFNAGDFSDWHVVNIRDVHLGRAQEGAMSPGNDRKTIVTFGIIALLILAMAVVNFTNLATARASQRAREVALRKVLGAARRQLIIQFIGESILIAFLAMLIALAMVEVLMPAFAAFLDADIKVRYFGADGIALPMVALVLVVGVVAGTYPAFFLSRFQPAQVLKANKSSSEAAGTGRLRTALVIGQFAVSIGLMICTAVIYAQTVYARTVDPGFKRDHIVQIDGLNRYQLINSGNQIVERFKNVEGVKAVGRTGIGIATDGNNNTGVMVPGNPKPVNIGFYNVDPGFLDAMGMRMVAGRWFDENRPLDNATLPFPPTPEAQTALAARGANIVVNESGARRLGYTNPRDIIGKQFRVAMVEDQFGLVPVTVVGVAADARFRSVKQPLDDIMFVSGDSGHQVLIVRYQGDPAAMRGRLESAWREITTEVPFDAKFSEDIIGELYRADDARAKTFAAFALLSVVVGCLGLFGLAAFTAERRTKEIGIRKVLGARSRDIVRLLAWQFSKPVIIANLIAWPVAWWVMRDWLNSFDARIALGPTPFVLAGGLALAIALGTIAGHAFRVARTNPIHALRYE; translated from the coding sequence ATGTGGCGCAACTATCTCACCACCGGTGTCCGCGCTCTCGTCAAGCACAAGACGTACAGCTTCATCACCATCTTCGGGATGGCGATCGGCATGGCCGCGTGCCTGATGATCCTGCTCTTCGTCCGCTACGAGACGAGCTACGACAAATGGGTTCCGGGCGCGGAGAACATCTACCAGTTCCAGACCTGGTTCCGCGATCCCGACACGGGTGAGGAAGGCCAGGTGCAGATGGCGCCCTATGTCACCAAAGGCCTGCTGCAAAAGGACTTCCCGCAGATCGAGAACGCCACCTACGCGCTGTTCAGCGCCCCCGTGGTGTTCATGAACGGACAGGCGGCTTCGACCAAGGACTATATCTACGTCGCCGACAACTTCCTCGACACCGTGCCGCTGCCGATGCTGCACGGCGACAAGGCGGCGCTGGACCGGCCCAATGTCGTCCTACTAAGTCGCAGCGAAGCGGTCGCGCGGTTCGGCACCGACAATGTGGTCGGCAAGACCTTCTCGCTGATCTCCAAGGGCATCCGCACCGATTATCCGGTCGGCGGCGTCTTCCAGAACCTGCCCAAGAATTCGCACATGCGGATCAATGCGATCGTCCGCGTCGACATGGGCACCTACATGGCCAACGAGCCGCAGTTCCTCGATTGCTGGGGCTGCCAGGGCGGCTGGGTCTATCTGAAGCTCAAGCCCGGCGCCGATCCCGAGACGATCACGCGCCAGCTCCACGCCTGGGAGAAGCGCAACATCCCCGATCAGAATGCCGGCGAGGCGCGGTTCAACGCCGGCGATTTCAGCGACTGGCATGTCGTCAACATCCGCGACGTCCACCTCGGTCGCGCGCAGGAAGGCGCGATGTCGCCGGGCAACGACCGAAAGACGATCGTCACCTTCGGCATCATCGCACTGCTGATCCTGGCGATGGCGGTGGTCAATTTCACCAACCTCGCGACCGCGCGCGCCAGCCAGCGCGCGCGCGAGGTGGCGCTCCGCAAGGTGCTCGGCGCCGCGCGTCGTCAGCTCATCATCCAGTTCATCGGCGAGTCCATCCTCATCGCCTTCCTCGCGATGCTGATCGCGCTGGCGATGGTGGAAGTGCTGATGCCCGCCTTCGCCGCCTTCCTCGATGCCGACATCAAGGTCCGCTATTTCGGCGCCGACGGCATCGCGCTGCCGATGGTGGCGCTGGTGCTGGTGGTCGGCGTCGTCGCCGGCACCTACCCCGCCTTCTTCCTCTCGCGCTTCCAGCCCGCGCAGGTGCTGAAAGCGAACAAGTCGAGTTCCGAAGCGGCGGGCACCGGGCGGCTGCGCACCGCACTCGTCATCGGCCAGTTCGCCGTCTCGATCGGGCTGATGATCTGCACCGCGGTGATATACGCGCAGACCGTCTATGCGCGCACCGTCGATCCCGGCTTCAAGCGCGATCACATCGTCCAGATCGACGGGCTCAACCGCTATCAGCTCATCAATTCCGGCAACCAGATCGTCGAGCGGTTCAAGAATGTCGAAGGGGTGAAGGCGGTGGGCCGCACCGGCATCGGCATCGCCACCGACGGCAACAACAACACCGGCGTGATGGTGCCCGGCAATCCGAAGCCGGTGAACATCGGCTTCTACAACGTCGATCCCGGCTTCCTCGACGCGATGGGGATGCGGATGGTGGCGGGCCGCTGGTTCGACGAGAACCGGCCGCTCGACAACGCCACCCTGCCCTTCCCGCCGACGCCCGAGGCGCAGACCGCACTCGCAGCCCGCGGCGCGAACATCGTCGTCAACGAATCCGGCGCGCGCCGGCTCGGCTATACCAACCCGCGCGACATCATCGGCAAACAGTTCCGCGTCGCGATGGTGGAGGATCAGTTCGGCCTGGTGCCGGTGACGGTGGTCGGCGTCGCCGCCGACGCGCGCTTCCGCTCGGTCAAGCAGCCGCTGGACGACATCATGTTCGTCAGCGGCGACAGCGGCCATCAGGTGCTGATCGTCCGCTATCAGGGCGACCCCGCGGCGATGCGCGGACGCCTCGAAAGCGCGTGGCGCGAGATCACCACCGAAGTCCCGTTCGACGCCAAGTTCAGCGAGGACATCATCGGCGAGCTCTACCGCGCCGACGATGCACGCGCGAAGACCTTCGCGGCCTTCGCCTTGCTCTCGGTGGTGGTCGGCTGCCTCGGCCTCTTCGGCCTCGCCGCCTTCACCGCCGAACGGCGCACTAAGGAGATCGGCATCAGGAAGGTGCTGGGCGCGCGCAGCCGCGACATCGTCCGGCTGCTCGCCTGGCAATTTTCCAAGCCCGTCATCATCGCCAATCTCATCGCCTGGCCGGTGGCGTGGTGGGTGATGCGCGATTGGCTCAACAGCTTCGATGCGCGCATTGCGCTGGGGCCGACGCCGTTCGTCCTCGCCGGCGGCCTCGCGCTCGCCATCGCGCTCGGCACCATCGCGGGCCACGCCTTCCGCGTCGCGCGCACCAACCCCATCCACGCGCTCCGATACGAATAG